In the Streptomyces sp. f51 genome, one interval contains:
- a CDS encoding DUF202 domain-containing protein, whose translation MTAPPGEERDPGLQPERTRLAWRRTTLSCTVAAVLAARAALRDRHAAAGIVAFAFCCLLWLAFLVLAHRRIRALAAAGPAGPPALTPRHATATALCTVALAACAAALVFQRP comes from the coding sequence ATGACCGCGCCCCCGGGGGAGGAGCGCGACCCGGGCCTCCAGCCGGAGCGCACCCGGCTGGCCTGGCGCCGTACGACCCTCTCCTGCACCGTCGCCGCCGTGCTCGCCGCGCGGGCGGCCCTGCGCGACCGGCACGCGGCGGCCGGGATCGTGGCGTTCGCGTTCTGCTGCCTCCTCTGGCTGGCGTTCCTCGTCCTCGCCCATCGCCGTATCCGCGCCCTGGCGGCCGCCGGCCCCGCGGGTCCGCCCGCGCTCACGCCCCGGCACGCGACGGCGACCGCGCTGTGCACGGTGGCCCTGGCCGCGTGCGCGGCGGCGCTGGTGTTCCAGCGGCCATGA
- a CDS encoding dihydrofolate reductase family protein: MAGKVFFSVSMSLDGFVAPEPVPVENELFSPDRQDDPDVRRWTAQWMELQQWIFPQRFFRENLGLGEGGEEGVDNDIARETFERTGASVMGRRMFDLGEQSWPEDAPFHTPVFVVTHDRRDPWERLGGTTFHFVTDGIEKALDGAREAAGDRDVRIAGGGTTILQYLNAGLVDEFSVTVSPVLFGAGTRLFDGVDASRIALEPVRSAPSSRVTHLTYAVRAR; encoded by the coding sequence ATGGCCGGGAAGGTGTTCTTCAGCGTGTCGATGTCGCTGGACGGCTTCGTCGCACCCGAGCCCGTCCCCGTCGAGAACGAGCTCTTCTCGCCGGACCGGCAGGACGACCCCGACGTCCGGCGCTGGACGGCGCAGTGGATGGAGCTCCAGCAGTGGATCTTCCCGCAGCGGTTCTTCCGGGAGAACCTGGGGCTGGGCGAGGGCGGCGAGGAAGGCGTCGACAACGACATCGCGCGGGAGACGTTCGAGCGCACCGGCGCGAGCGTCATGGGCCGGCGCATGTTCGACCTCGGTGAGCAGTCATGGCCCGAGGACGCGCCCTTCCACACCCCGGTCTTCGTCGTGACGCACGATCGGCGTGACCCGTGGGAGCGGCTCGGTGGCACCACGTTCCACTTCGTCACCGACGGCATCGAGAAGGCCCTCGACGGAGCCCGGGAGGCCGCCGGCGACCGTGACGTCCGTATCGCCGGCGGGGGCACGACGATCCTCCAGTACCTGAACGCCGGTCTGGTCGACGAGTTCTCGGTCACGGTGTCGCCGGTGCTGTTCGGCGCCGGCACCCGTCTGTTCGACGGTGTGGACGCGTCCAGGATCGCGCTGGAACCGGTCCGTTCCGCACCCTCCTCACGGGTGACGCATCTGACCTACGCCGTGCGCGCGCGGTAG
- a CDS encoding cytochrome b/b6 domain-containing protein: protein MNPRADGTPTVSAPSSDVRRFTRAEHWVHRVTAVLMGLCVATAACLYIPQFAELVGRRELVVRVHELAGVALPLPVLAGLASRAFRRDLGFLNRFGPHDRVWLKAALRRDKDPRSRPAGKFNAGQKVYAAWISGATLVMLGTGLLMWFTHLTPLMWRTSATFVHDWLALTVGIVLGGHIGMALADPEARRGLRTGSVSRRWADREHPLWRP, encoded by the coding sequence ATGAACCCACGAGCTGACGGGACGCCGACCGTGTCCGCGCCTTCCTCCGACGTACGGCGCTTCACCCGGGCCGAGCACTGGGTGCACCGGGTCACCGCCGTGCTGATGGGCCTGTGCGTGGCCACCGCGGCCTGCCTCTACATCCCCCAGTTCGCCGAACTCGTGGGCCGTCGCGAACTCGTCGTCCGGGTCCACGAGTTGGCCGGTGTGGCGCTCCCGCTGCCGGTCCTGGCGGGCCTCGCCTCCCGCGCGTTCCGCCGTGACCTCGGTTTCCTGAACCGCTTCGGCCCGCACGACCGGGTGTGGCTGAAGGCGGCGCTGCGCCGCGACAAGGATCCGCGGTCCCGCCCGGCGGGCAAGTTCAACGCCGGACAGAAGGTCTACGCGGCCTGGATCTCCGGGGCCACGCTGGTGATGCTGGGCACGGGCCTGCTGATGTGGTTCACCCACCTCACCCCGCTGATGTGGCGCACCTCGGCGACGTTCGTCCACGACTGGCTGGCCCTCACCGTCGGGATCGTCCTCGGGGGCCACATCGGTATGGCGCTGGCCGATCCGGAGGCCAGGCGGGGTCTGCGCACGGGATCGGTGAGCCGCCGGTGGGCGGATCGCGAACATCCGCTGTGGCGGCCCTGA
- a CDS encoding APC family permease encodes MTTGSSSTSSTSSTGRPDADGAGISTFKGQDRALRAGRLGTAGLLLSVLAATAPLMVVAGVMPTTFAVMGIVGQPLLFVILGIVLVLFSVGYAEMSRHVHNAGAFYAYISRGLGGTPGAGAAAVALVAYSALQVGIYGLFGFEVSGLFATYLDTQLVWWIPALAAVLVVGALAWLKIDVNAWVLGVLLVIEVTLVVVFDIAAVGDPAKAGLSLHAFNPDTLTGAGVGTALCFCIAAFTGFEQAPVYAEETSRPHILVPRVMFLAIGFVAVFFAISSWALTVATGPSAIVGTSQKQSAGLLFFLTESRLGSTFTDVLHVLFVTGMFAALLSFHNVVARYAFAMGREGLLPSAFGRTSESSGAPGTGSLLHTVVSLIVVGGFALSDDKPAGDPTAPVLRLFTWGGNVGALGVTLLMAAASLSVIVFFVRRGAARAQSWRLVTSGIAGLALLVIAVYTVKDFDVLVGSGPDSALNVLLPAVIGVALVVGLVQGLVLRSRKPEAHARIGLGNEAFQLDKAAESAS; translated from the coding sequence ATGACGACGGGCAGTTCGAGCACATCGAGTACGTCGAGCACGGGAAGACCGGACGCCGACGGCGCCGGCATCAGCACGTTCAAGGGGCAGGACCGGGCCCTGCGCGCCGGCCGTCTCGGCACGGCGGGACTGCTCCTGTCCGTCCTCGCGGCGACCGCCCCGCTCATGGTGGTTGCGGGTGTCATGCCCACCACATTCGCGGTGATGGGGATCGTCGGACAGCCGCTGCTCTTCGTCATCCTCGGCATCGTCCTCGTGCTCTTCAGCGTCGGGTACGCCGAGATGAGCCGGCACGTCCACAACGCGGGCGCCTTCTACGCGTACATCTCGCGCGGACTCGGCGGCACCCCGGGCGCGGGCGCGGCCGCTGTCGCCCTCGTCGCCTACAGCGCGCTCCAGGTCGGCATCTACGGCCTGTTCGGCTTCGAGGTCTCCGGGCTGTTCGCCACCTACCTCGACACCCAGCTCGTCTGGTGGATACCGGCGCTGGCCGCCGTGCTCGTCGTCGGCGCGCTGGCCTGGCTCAAGATCGACGTCAACGCCTGGGTGCTCGGCGTGCTGCTGGTCATCGAGGTGACGCTCGTCGTCGTCTTCGACATCGCGGCCGTCGGCGACCCCGCCAAGGCCGGACTGTCGCTGCACGCCTTCAACCCGGACACCCTCACCGGAGCGGGCGTCGGCACCGCGCTGTGCTTCTGCATCGCGGCCTTCACCGGCTTCGAACAGGCCCCCGTCTACGCCGAGGAGACCAGCCGCCCGCACATCCTCGTGCCGCGCGTGATGTTCCTGGCGATCGGCTTCGTCGCCGTCTTCTTCGCCATCAGCTCCTGGGCGCTCACCGTCGCCACCGGCCCCTCGGCGATCGTGGGGACGTCCCAGAAGCAGAGCGCGGGACTGCTGTTCTTCCTCACCGAGTCACGCCTCGGCTCCACCTTCACCGACGTCCTGCACGTGCTGTTCGTGACCGGCATGTTCGCCGCGCTGCTCAGCTTCCACAACGTCGTCGCGCGGTACGCCTTCGCCATGGGCCGCGAGGGCCTGCTGCCCAGCGCCTTCGGCCGCACCTCCGAGTCCAGCGGAGCCCCCGGCACCGGCTCGCTCCTGCACACCGTGGTGTCCTTGATCGTGGTCGGCGGCTTCGCCCTGTCCGACGACAAGCCCGCCGGCGACCCGACCGCGCCGGTGCTCCGCCTGTTCACCTGGGGCGGCAACGTCGGAGCGCTCGGCGTCACCTTGCTGATGGCGGCCGCCTCGCTCTCGGTCATCGTCTTCTTCGTCCGCCGCGGCGCCGCCCGCGCCCAGTCCTGGCGCCTGGTCACCTCCGGGATCGCGGGCCTCGCCCTGCTCGTCATCGCGGTCTACACGGTCAAGGACTTCGACGTGCTCGTCGGCTCGGGTCCCGACTCGGCCCTGAACGTGCTGCTGCCCGCCGTCATCGGGGTCGCGCTGGTCGTCGGTCTCGTCCAGGGTCTGGTGCTGCGCTCCCGCAAGCCCGAGGCGCACGCCCGGATCGGCCTCGGGAACGAGGCCTTCCAGTTGGACAAGGCGGCCGAGTCCGCCTCCTGA
- a CDS encoding DMT family transporter, with the protein MSVLVLVLSVSAACCLGFGFVLQQNAASHAPLSDFLSPRILIDLIRVPRWLGGIGLMVCGMVLGAIALGNGEVSLVEPLLATNLLFALALSRHQTKQPLGRQGWAGLLLLAGGVSAFIVAGQPQGGEAIDDPLRHWLIIGIVVGLALLLTTFAKRSRLSAGPVLLATAAGLLYGLQDALTRVSGQRFSAGGPGELLTGWQPYAVLVLGVSGLILVQSAFETAPLRMSLPALTAAQPLAGIVCGVGFLGDQLRTDAGALAWQAAGLAGIVTGIILLGMHPAMPSGTTEPERSRDLQPH; encoded by the coding sequence GTGTCGGTACTGGTTCTGGTCCTCTCGGTGAGCGCCGCCTGCTGTCTCGGCTTCGGCTTCGTGCTCCAGCAGAACGCCGCCTCGCACGCCCCGCTGAGCGACTTCCTCTCGCCCCGCATCCTGATCGACCTGATCCGCGTCCCGCGCTGGCTGGGCGGTATCGGGCTCATGGTGTGCGGCATGGTCCTCGGGGCGATCGCGCTCGGCAACGGCGAGGTGTCGCTGGTCGAGCCGCTCCTGGCGACCAACCTGCTCTTCGCGCTCGCTCTGTCCCGGCATCAGACCAAACAGCCGCTCGGCCGGCAGGGCTGGGCCGGGCTCCTGCTGCTCGCGGGCGGAGTCTCGGCGTTCATCGTGGCCGGGCAGCCACAGGGCGGCGAGGCCATCGACGACCCGCTGCGGCACTGGCTGATCATCGGGATCGTGGTCGGTCTCGCGCTGCTGCTCACCACCTTCGCGAAACGGTCCCGGCTCAGCGCCGGCCCCGTCCTCCTCGCCACCGCCGCGGGGCTGCTCTACGGCCTCCAGGACGCCCTCACCCGGGTCAGCGGCCAGCGGTTCAGCGCGGGCGGTCCGGGCGAGCTGCTGACCGGCTGGCAGCCGTACGCGGTGCTCGTCCTCGGCGTGAGCGGGCTGATCCTCGTCCAGAGCGCCTTCGAGACCGCGCCGCTGCGGATGTCGCTGCCCGCGCTCACCGCCGCCCAGCCGCTCGCCGGGATCGTCTGCGGGGTGGGATTCCTCGGGGACCAGCTGCGCACCGACGCCGGCGCCCTCGCCTGGCAGGCCGCGGGGCTCGCGGGCATCGTCACCGGGATCATCCTGCTGGGCATGCACCCGGCGATGCCCTCGGGCACGACGGAGCCGGAGCGCTCCCGGGACCTCCAGCCGCACTGA
- a CDS encoding NUDIX domain-containing protein, which yields MSAADEILDIVDENDEIIGQSPRGEAYARGLRHRCVFIEARDARGRVFVHRRTPTKLVFPSFYDMFVGGVVGAGESYDDAALREAEEELGVSGLPRPTPLFKFLYDDGAGASWWSAVYEVRCELPVNPQAEEVAWHDFLTDDEVESRLDEWTWVPDGLAAHERLTDYRAMD from the coding sequence ATGAGTGCCGCTGACGAGATCCTCGACATCGTGGACGAGAACGACGAGATCATCGGGCAGTCCCCGCGCGGGGAGGCGTACGCGCGCGGGCTGCGCCACCGGTGCGTGTTCATCGAGGCCCGGGACGCCCGGGGCCGGGTCTTCGTCCACCGCCGCACCCCCACCAAGCTGGTGTTCCCCTCGTTCTACGACATGTTCGTCGGCGGGGTCGTCGGCGCGGGCGAGTCCTACGACGACGCGGCGCTGCGCGAGGCCGAGGAGGAACTCGGCGTCTCCGGGCTCCCCCGCCCGACTCCCCTCTTCAAGTTCCTGTACGACGACGGGGCCGGCGCGAGCTGGTGGTCGGCCGTCTACGAGGTCCGCTGCGAGCTCCCGGTGAACCCGCAGGCCGAGGAGGTCGCCTGGCACGACTTCCTCACCGACGACGAGGTGGAGTCCCGCCTCGACGAATGGACCTGGGTGCCGGACGGACTGGCCGCCCACGAGCGGCTCACCGACTACCGGGCGATGGACTGA
- a CDS encoding DUF202 domain-containing protein: MIELVRNVRMWFAPQEIRHEGSTPDYRFSLANERTFLAWLRTALALIGGGFAVDQFLPDLRWAWRAGLALALLGSGVLCALRAVNHWVRCERAMRRGEDLPVSRFPALLSIVVAVVAVAMVVVVLVGWAG; encoded by the coding sequence GTGATCGAACTCGTGCGCAACGTCCGGATGTGGTTCGCGCCGCAGGAGATCCGGCACGAGGGCAGCACCCCGGACTACCGGTTCTCCCTGGCCAACGAGCGGACCTTCCTCGCCTGGCTGCGCACCGCGCTCGCGCTCATCGGCGGCGGCTTCGCCGTGGACCAGTTCCTGCCCGACCTGCGCTGGGCCTGGCGGGCGGGCCTCGCCCTGGCGCTGCTGGGGTCGGGCGTGCTCTGCGCGCTGCGCGCCGTGAACCACTGGGTGCGCTGCGAGCGGGCGATGCGGCGCGGCGAGGACCTGCCGGTGTCACGCTTCCCGGCGCTGCTGAGCATCGTGGTCGCGGTCGTCGCGGTCGCGATGGTCGTCGTCGTCCTCGTCGGCTGGGCGGGATGA
- a CDS encoding SRPBCC family protein — MAGARQQTQAEPATADREIVISRIIDAPRELVFEAFTEVRHLSRWWGPDGFTTTTRSFEFREGGEWVFVLHGPDGTDYPEWIRWVRIVPPERIELLHGERRDDPDAFESALAFERDGAATRIEMRTLFPTRELRDAAVEKYHAIEGGRQTLDNLAAYVADLTRKGAGS, encoded by the coding sequence ATGGCAGGGGCAAGACAACAGACACAGGCGGAGCCGGCGACGGCCGACCGGGAGATCGTGATCTCCCGGATCATCGACGCCCCGCGGGAGCTGGTGTTCGAGGCGTTCACCGAGGTCCGGCACCTGTCGCGGTGGTGGGGCCCGGACGGCTTCACCACCACCACACGGTCCTTCGAGTTCCGCGAGGGCGGGGAGTGGGTCTTCGTGCTGCACGGGCCGGACGGGACCGACTACCCCGAGTGGATCCGCTGGGTGCGGATCGTCCCGCCGGAGCGGATCGAGCTGCTGCACGGCGAGCGCCGCGACGACCCGGACGCCTTCGAGTCGGCGCTGGCCTTCGAGCGGGACGGCGCGGCGACCCGGATCGAGATGCGCACGCTGTTCCCCACCAGGGAACTGCGCGACGCGGCGGTCGAGAAGTACCACGCGATCGAGGGCGGCCGGCAGACCCTGGACAACCTGGCGGCCTACGTCGCCGACCTCACGCGGAAGGGAGCTGGAAGCTGA
- a CDS encoding gluconate:H+ symporter — protein MTRLSVEMLAADAVEPITSAGHAQLGIAVLAGIAVIVLLITKFKLHAFLALTIGSLALGAFAGAPLDKVIVSFTTGLGTTVAGVGVLIALGAILGKLLADSGGADQIVDTILARAGGRAMPWAMVLIASVIGLPLFFEVGIVLLIPVVLMVAKRGNYSLMRIGIPALAGLSVMHGLIPPHPGPLVAIDAVKANLGITLALGVLVAIPTVIVAGPVFSRYAARWVDVQAPDRMVPARASEDLEKRPSFGATLATMLLPVVLMLAKALVDIIVDDPANMTQRVFDVVGAPLIALLAAVIVGMFTLGRAAGFTRDRISTTVEKSLAPIAGILLIVGAGGGFKQTLIDSGVGRMILEISKDWSIPALLLAWLIAVAIRLATGSATVATISAAGLVAPLAADMSTTHTSLLVLAIGAGSLFFSHVNDAGFWLVKEYFGLDVGQTVKTWSVMETIISVVAGGLVLLLSLVL, from the coding sequence GTGACCAGACTCAGTGTCGAGATGCTGGCAGCGGACGCCGTCGAACCGATCACCTCGGCGGGCCACGCTCAACTGGGCATAGCCGTGCTGGCGGGTATCGCCGTCATCGTCCTGCTCATCACGAAGTTCAAGCTGCACGCCTTTCTCGCCCTGACCATCGGCTCGCTGGCGCTCGGCGCGTTCGCCGGCGCCCCGCTCGACAAGGTCATCGTCAGCTTCACCACCGGACTCGGCACGACCGTGGCCGGTGTGGGTGTCCTGATCGCCCTCGGCGCGATCCTCGGCAAACTGCTCGCCGACTCGGGCGGCGCCGACCAGATCGTCGACACGATCCTCGCCAGGGCGGGCGGTCGCGCGATGCCCTGGGCGATGGTGCTGATCGCCTCGGTGATCGGACTGCCGCTGTTCTTCGAGGTCGGCATCGTGCTGCTGATCCCGGTGGTCCTGATGGTCGCCAAGCGCGGCAACTACTCACTGATGCGGATCGGCATCCCGGCCCTCGCCGGGCTGTCGGTGATGCACGGTCTGATTCCGCCGCACCCCGGTCCGCTGGTCGCGATCGACGCGGTGAAGGCGAACCTCGGCATCACGCTCGCCCTCGGCGTCCTGGTCGCGATCCCGACCGTGATCGTCGCCGGTCCGGTGTTCTCGCGGTACGCGGCCCGCTGGGTGGACGTCCAGGCGCCCGACCGCATGGTCCCGGCGCGCGCCTCGGAGGATCTGGAGAAGCGCCCGAGCTTCGGCGCGACCCTCGCGACCATGCTGCTGCCGGTCGTGCTGATGCTGGCCAAGGCCCTGGTGGACATCATCGTCGACGACCCGGCGAACATGACCCAGCGCGTCTTCGACGTCGTCGGGGCGCCGCTGATCGCGCTGCTCGCGGCCGTGATCGTGGGCATGTTCACGCTGGGCCGGGCGGCGGGCTTCACCCGGGACCGCATCTCGACGACCGTCGAGAAGTCCCTCGCGCCCATCGCCGGCATCCTGCTCATCGTCGGCGCGGGCGGCGGCTTCAAGCAGACGCTGATCGACTCCGGTGTGGGCCGGATGATCCTGGAGATCTCCAAGGACTGGTCGATCCCCGCGCTGCTGCTGGCCTGGCTGATCGCGGTGGCGATCCGGCTCGCGACCGGTTCGGCGACCGTCGCCACCATCTCGGCGGCCGGTCTGGTCGCGCCCCTCGCGGCCGACATGTCGACCACCCACACGTCCCTGCTGGTCCTCGCGATCGGCGCGGGCTCGCTCTTCTTCAGCCATGTCAACGACGCCGGCTTCTGGCTGGTGAAGGAGTACTTCGGCCTGGACGTCGGCCAGACGGTGAAGACCTGGTCCGTCATGGAGACGATCATCTCGGTGGTGGCCGGAGGACTGGTCCTGTTGCTGTCCCTCGTCCTCTAG
- a CDS encoding FAD-binding dehydrogenase, with the protein MAYDADVIVIGAGLAGLAATAELVDAGRRVILLDQEPEQSIGGQAHWSFGGLFFVDSPEQRRMRIKDTHELALQDWMGTAGFDRPEDHWPRRWAEAYVDFAAGEKRSWLHGQGVRFFPVVGWAERGGYDANGHGNSVPRFHITWGTGPGLVAPFERRVREGVARGLVELRFRHRVTGLSRSAGSVDTVTGEVLEPSGIERGQASSRTVTGSFELRAQAVIVTSGGIGGNHDLVRANWPERLGTPPERMISGVPAHVDGAMLGIAEGAGARLINRDRMWHYTEGIQNWNPIWDKHGIRILPGPSSLWLDARGNRLPVPLFPGFDTLGTLEHIMRTGYDYTWFVLDQKIIGKEFALSGSEQNPDLTGKSVRGVIGRARADVPGPVKAFMDNGADFVVEKDLGALVRGMNALTEKPLIDEAALRREIVARDREIANPFTKDLQVMSIRGARNYLGDKLIRTAPLHRILDPAAGPLIAVRLNILTRKTLGGLETDLSSRVLTEGGDPLEGVYAAGEAAGFGGGGVHGYRSLEGTFLGGCLFSGRTAGRAAAEALG; encoded by the coding sequence ATGGCCTACGACGCAGATGTGATCGTCATCGGAGCCGGGCTCGCGGGCCTCGCGGCGACCGCGGAGCTCGTCGACGCCGGCCGCAGGGTGATCCTCCTCGACCAGGAGCCCGAGCAGTCGATCGGCGGCCAGGCGCACTGGTCCTTCGGCGGGCTCTTCTTCGTCGACTCGCCCGAACAGCGCCGCATGCGGATCAAGGACACGCACGAGCTCGCCCTCCAGGACTGGATGGGCACGGCCGGATTCGACCGGCCCGAGGACCACTGGCCGCGCCGCTGGGCCGAGGCGTACGTCGACTTCGCGGCTGGCGAGAAGCGGTCCTGGCTGCACGGGCAGGGCGTGCGTTTCTTCCCGGTGGTGGGCTGGGCCGAGCGCGGCGGCTACGACGCCAACGGGCACGGCAACTCGGTGCCGCGCTTCCACATCACCTGGGGGACAGGTCCCGGCCTCGTCGCCCCGTTCGAGCGCCGGGTGAGGGAAGGCGTGGCCCGCGGGCTGGTCGAGCTGCGGTTCCGGCACCGGGTCACCGGCCTGTCCCGCAGCGCGGGCTCCGTCGACACCGTCACCGGCGAGGTCCTGGAGCCGTCCGGCATCGAGCGCGGCCAGGCCAGCAGCCGGACGGTCACCGGCTCCTTCGAGCTGCGGGCCCAGGCCGTGATCGTGACCTCCGGCGGCATCGGCGGCAATCACGACCTCGTACGCGCCAACTGGCCCGAGCGGCTCGGCACCCCGCCCGAGCGGATGATCTCCGGCGTCCCCGCGCACGTCGACGGCGCCATGCTCGGGATCGCCGAGGGGGCCGGCGCCCGCCTGATCAACCGCGACCGCATGTGGCACTACACCGAGGGCATCCAGAACTGGAACCCCATCTGGGACAAGCACGGCATCCGCATCCTTCCGGGCCCCTCCTCCCTCTGGCTGGACGCGCGCGGCAACCGGCTGCCGGTCCCGCTGTTCCCGGGCTTCGACACGCTCGGAACCCTCGAACACATCATGAGGACCGGGTACGACTACACCTGGTTCGTGCTGGACCAGAAGATCATCGGCAAGGAGTTCGCGCTCTCCGGCTCCGAGCAGAACCCCGACCTGACCGGCAAGTCCGTCCGGGGCGTCATCGGCCGGGCCCGTGCGGACGTGCCGGGACCGGTCAAGGCGTTCATGGACAACGGCGCCGACTTCGTCGTCGAGAAGGACCTCGGCGCCCTGGTGCGTGGGATGAACGCGCTCACCGAGAAGCCGCTCATCGACGAGGCGGCCCTGCGCCGCGAGATCGTCGCGCGGGACCGGGAGATCGCCAACCCGTTCACCAAGGACCTCCAGGTCATGTCGATCCGCGGGGCCCGCAACTACCTCGGCGACAAGCTGATCCGCACCGCGCCCCTGCACCGCATCCTCGATCCCGCGGCCGGACCGCTGATCGCGGTGCGCCTGAACATCCTGACCCGCAAGACCCTCGGCGGTCTGGAGACCGACCTCTCCTCGCGGGTGCTGACCGAGGGCGGCGACCCGCTTGAGGGTGTCTACGCCGCCGGTGAGGCCGCCGGATTCGGCGGCGGCGGTGTCCATGGATACCGGTCGCTGGAGGGCACCTTCCTCGGCGGCTGCCTCTTCTCCGGCCGCACGGCGGGCCGTGCCGCGGCCGAGGCGCTCGGCTGA
- a CDS encoding molybdopterin-dependent oxidoreductase produces MGRRVLLGTLGLGALGVLAAPSLQRATDAFLAGASQRDPTGLTGLLPNGGGFRYYSVAASVPHKNETDYRLTIDGLVDRPTSYTLADLRALPQTRLVHDVQCVTGWRVPSTPFEGVRLSHLLDAAGVRPSAGAVRFTCFDGTYTESLSLRQAHRPDVLVALRMQDKPVGHNHGGPVRLYVAPMYFYKSAKWLSGITVTKDVRPGYWENRGYDVDAWVGRSNGRDDEPTS; encoded by the coding sequence ATCGGCCGCCGGGTCCTGCTCGGCACGCTCGGACTCGGCGCCCTCGGCGTCCTGGCCGCGCCCTCGCTCCAGCGCGCGACGGACGCCTTCCTGGCCGGCGCCTCCCAGCGCGACCCCACGGGCCTGACGGGCCTCCTGCCCAACGGCGGCGGGTTCCGCTACTACTCGGTGGCCGCCTCCGTACCCCACAAGAACGAGACGGACTACCGCCTCACGATCGACGGCCTGGTCGACCGGCCCACCAGCTACACCCTCGCGGATCTGCGCGCCCTGCCCCAGACCCGTCTCGTGCACGACGTCCAGTGCGTCACCGGCTGGCGGGTGCCGAGCACCCCCTTCGAGGGCGTACGCCTGTCGCATCTGCTCGACGCCGCAGGGGTGCGCCCCTCGGCCGGGGCCGTCCGCTTCACCTGCTTCGACGGGACGTACACGGAGAGCCTCAGCCTGCGCCAGGCCCATCGCCCGGACGTCCTGGTGGCCCTGCGCATGCAGGACAAGCCCGTCGGCCACAACCACGGCGGCCCGGTCCGGCTCTACGTGGCCCCGATGTACTTCTACAAGTCCGCCAAGTGGCTCTCGGGCATCACGGTCACCAAGGACGTCCGTCCCGGGTACTGGGAGAATCGTGGGTACGACGTCGACGCCTGGGTCGGCCGCTCGAACGGACGCGACGATGAACCCACGAGCTGA
- a CDS encoding metalloregulator ArsR/SmtB family transcription factor produces MARAATTSDAFNAIAEPQRRDILMLLRAGERPVTDVAQELGMSQPGASKHLRVLREVGLVRVREAGKQRLYGLDARGLRPIHEWVGGFERFWNESFDRLDTYVQDLKQTRQED; encoded by the coding sequence ATGGCACGAGCAGCGACGACCTCGGACGCGTTCAACGCGATAGCGGAGCCGCAGCGGCGGGACATCCTGATGCTGCTGCGGGCGGGTGAGCGGCCGGTGACCGATGTGGCCCAGGAGCTGGGGATGAGCCAGCCGGGGGCGTCCAAGCACCTGCGGGTGCTCCGGGAAGTGGGACTGGTACGGGTCCGCGAGGCGGGCAAGCAGCGCCTCTACGGCCTGGACGCCCGCGGGCTGCGGCCGATCCACGAGTGGGTCGGCGGGTTCGAGCGGTTCTGGAACGAGAGCTTCGACCGGCTCGACACCTATGTGCAGGACCTCAAGCAGACACGGCAGGAGGACTGA